One segment of Salvelinus alpinus chromosome 1, SLU_Salpinus.1, whole genome shotgun sequence DNA contains the following:
- the LOC139560407 gene encoding alpha-N-acetylgalactosaminide alpha-2,6-sialyltransferase 2-like gives MPPYGWKGLPQEVVRSTLALLNDSSSSRLFERRWPDQFVRCAVVGNGGILRGSKQGRAVNSHHFVFRVNGAIIKHFDEDLCTNTYFYGFTTNTMKNSLNLCRKDGFTKVPRGRLIQIIKA, from the exons ATGCCCCCCTACGGCTGGAAAGGCCTGCCCCAAGAAG TTGTGAGATCCACTTTGGCCCTGCTCAACGACTCGTCCAGCAGCCGCCTGTTTGAGCGCAGGTGGCCTGATCAGTTTGTCCGCTGTGCTGTGGTGGGAAATGGCGGCATCCTTCGAGGCTCCAAACAAGGCAGGGCCGTCAACAGTCACCACTTTGTCTTCAG GGTCAATGGGGCAATCATCAAGCACTTTGATGAGGACTTGTGCACAAATACATATTTCTATGGGTTCACCACAAATACTATGAAGAATTCCCTAAATCTTTGCAGAAAAGATGGCTTCACCAAGGTCCCACGGGGACGG ttgattcaaattatcaaagcttga